One segment of uncultured Campylobacter sp. DNA contains the following:
- a CDS encoding exodeoxyribonuclease III, with protein sequence MKLISWNVNGLRAVLGKDGFAWLAEQNPDFLGLQEIKVSEKDAPKGLYELGFSQIDLNSAARAGYSGVASLAKFKSETSKALFFPDDEGRVLQHRFGDVVLFNIYFPNGQKDEARLAYKMEFYAKFLAYARSLAEQGLGVIFCGDVNTAHREIDLANPKANSKTSGFLPIERAWLDEVEAAGFVDTFRAVHGELRDAYSWWSYRFNARAKNVGWRIDYFFISANLRSRLKDAFILSDVMGSDHCPVGIEIEI encoded by the coding sequence TTGAAACTGATTAGTTGGAATGTAAACGGACTGCGCGCAGTGCTCGGCAAAGACGGCTTTGCATGGCTTGCGGAGCAAAACCCCGATTTTTTGGGCTTGCAAGAGATCAAGGTGAGCGAAAAGGACGCTCCGAAAGGGCTTTACGAGCTCGGATTTTCTCAGATCGATCTAAATTCCGCTGCGCGCGCGGGATATTCGGGCGTGGCGAGCCTGGCGAAATTTAAAAGCGAGACGAGCAAGGCGCTGTTTTTTCCCGACGACGAAGGACGCGTGCTGCAGCACCGCTTCGGCGATGTCGTGCTTTTTAATATCTACTTTCCCAACGGCCAAAAGGACGAGGCGCGGCTAGCCTATAAGATGGAATTTTACGCGAAATTCTTAGCCTATGCGCGCAGCCTCGCGGAGCAGGGGCTCGGGGTGATATTTTGCGGCGACGTAAATACCGCGCACCGCGAGATAGATCTTGCAAACCCCAAAGCAAACTCCAAAACCTCGGGCTTTTTGCCGATCGAGCGGGCGTGGCTCGATGAAGTGGAGGCGGCGGGCTTCGTGGACACTTTCCGTGCCGTGCATGGCGAGCTGCGGGACGCCTACTCGTGGTGGAGCTACCGCTTTAACGCGCGCGCAAAAAACGTAGGCTGGCGGATCGATTATTTTTTCATCTCGGCAAATTTGCGCTCGCGGCTAAAGGACGCTTTCATCCTAAGCGACGTGATGGGCAGCGACCACTGCCCCGTGGGCATCGAGATCGAAATTTAG
- a CDS encoding diacylglycerol kinase → MRNQPKYRFFANWGYAMAGLCEMLRSERSFRLELCVFVPLLLSLFFWNFGATLNLFLIFGAVFTLTTECINSAIERAVDLATSEIHPLAKGAKDTASTAVMMSLFLNAALWGYALIGKFF, encoded by the coding sequence ATGCGCAATCAGCCTAAATACCGATTTTTTGCCAACTGGGGCTACGCGATGGCGGGTCTTTGCGAGATGCTTCGCAGCGAGCGTAGCTTCAGACTCGAGCTTTGCGTGTTCGTGCCGCTTCTGCTGTCGCTATTTTTTTGGAATTTCGGCGCGACTCTAAATCTATTTTTGATCTTCGGCGCGGTCTTTACGCTCACAACCGAGTGCATAAACTCCGCCATTGAGCGCGCGGTCGATCTTGCCACGAGCGAAATCCACCCGCTAGCCAAGGGCGCCAAAGACACCGCAAGCACCGCCGTGATGATGAGCCTATTTCTCAACGCCGCGCTGTGGGGATACGCGCTTATCGGTAAATTCTTTTAA
- a CDS encoding formate--tetrahydrofolate ligase → MLSDIEIANAAKPDKISNVAKNLGLSEDEIELYGHYKAKLNIKPRSRASKLILVTATNPTPFGEGKTTTSIGLADALKRLGKSVCLALREPSLGPVFGIKGGAAGGGYSQLVPMDDLNLHFNGDFHAITSANNLISAVIDNSLYQENPLKIDKILWKRCMDMNDRALRHITVGQGGRTDGVEREDGFNITAASEIMAVLCLSNDLAELKENIANIMVAYDTRGEPIYVRDLGCADAVAILLKDAMKPNLIQSLEHTPALVHGGPFANIAHGCNSIMASKLALSLADYAVTEAGFGSELGAEKFIDIKCRRAGIAPDAAVLVSTIRSLKYNGGADKESIASPGLPALQRGIVNLGGHIEILQNFGLNPVVALNRFSFDSDEEIAFVRDYCKQCGVQMAICENFAKGGEGALELARLVVDECERAKELKFAYELSDDTASKIEKIATKIYGASEVVFEPEAQKALQHIKALGLERLNVCIAKTQYSFSDDAKALGRARGFKLSVKDLQIRTGAGFIVAVCGKIMLMPGLPK, encoded by the coding sequence ATGTTGAGCGATATCGAAATAGCAAATGCGGCGAAGCCGGATAAAATTTCAAACGTTGCGAAAAATTTGGGGCTTAGTGAGGATGAGATCGAGCTGTACGGCCACTACAAAGCCAAGCTAAATATCAAGCCGCGCTCGCGCGCTTCGAAGCTTATTTTGGTCACGGCGACCAATCCGACGCCGTTTGGCGAGGGCAAGACTACGACCTCCATTGGTCTAGCCGATGCGCTAAAGCGTCTAGGCAAAAGCGTCTGTCTTGCGCTGCGCGAGCCGTCGCTGGGGCCGGTTTTTGGTATCAAAGGCGGGGCTGCGGGCGGCGGATATTCGCAGCTGGTGCCGATGGATGATCTAAATTTGCACTTTAACGGCGATTTTCACGCGATAACCTCCGCGAATAATCTCATTTCGGCGGTCATAGATAACTCGCTGTATCAAGAAAACCCGCTAAAGATCGATAAAATTTTATGGAAGCGCTGCATGGATATGAACGACCGCGCGCTGCGCCATATCACCGTAGGACAGGGCGGGCGCACCGACGGAGTAGAGCGCGAGGACGGCTTTAATATCACCGCGGCTAGCGAGATAATGGCGGTTCTGTGCCTCTCAAACGATCTTGCCGAGCTTAAGGAAAACATCGCAAACATAATGGTCGCCTACGATACGCGGGGAGAGCCGATATATGTGCGCGATCTGGGCTGCGCGGATGCCGTGGCGATCCTGCTAAAAGACGCGATGAAGCCAAATCTCATCCAGAGCCTTGAGCACACGCCCGCGCTCGTGCACGGAGGACCCTTCGCAAATATCGCGCACGGCTGCAACTCTATAATGGCGAGTAAGCTAGCTCTAAGTCTTGCCGATTACGCCGTAACGGAGGCGGGCTTTGGAAGCGAGCTCGGGGCTGAGAAATTTATCGACATCAAGTGCCGTCGCGCGGGCATCGCTCCGGACGCCGCGGTGCTGGTTAGCACGATCCGCTCGCTTAAATACAACGGCGGTGCGGATAAAGAAAGTATCGCGAGCCCAGGTCTGCCCGCGCTTCAAAGAGGTATCGTAAATTTAGGCGGGCATATTGAAATTTTACAAAATTTCGGGCTAAATCCGGTCGTGGCGCTTAATCGCTTCAGCTTCGATAGCGACGAAGAGATCGCTTTCGTACGCGATTACTGCAAGCAGTGCGGCGTGCAGATGGCGATTTGCGAAAATTTCGCCAAAGGTGGCGAGGGCGCGCTTGAGCTAGCCCGCCTCGTAGTAGATGAGTGCGAGCGCGCTAAGGAGCTTAAGTTTGCCTACGAGCTTAGCGACGATACGGCGAGCAAGATCGAAAAGATCGCTACTAAAATTTACGGCGCGAGCGAGGTGGTTTTTGAGCCCGAAGCGCAAAAGGCGCTGCAGCACATCAAGGCTTTGGGACTTGAGCGGCTAAACGTCTGCATCGCAAAGACGCAGTATAGCTTCAGCGACGACGCCAAGGCGCTCGGGCGAGCGCGCGGCTTTAAGCTCAGCGTCAAAGACCTTCAGATCCGTACGGGAGCGGGCTTCATCGTCGCCGTCTGCGGCAAGATAATGCTTATGCCGGGGCTACCGAAGG
- a CDS encoding TonB-dependent siderophore receptor, which produces MKKVSLSLVVVLNMLTSLYAENNATASTPEDLGTIEVQDTQKLRRDDRDYEARKLVKSTTRLDLTARETPQSLTVVTEAKLKDMGITDYQVLMRNIAGITSGRMDERLYPTARGFSIDYYLLDSMPSFGGFSLGANDLNLLPYERVEVVKGANGLLAGAGNPAASLNFIRKHADSTIPKGYISLNGGSYDKYGLKTDVQSPLNQSGSVRGRLAFMHERSHSYMDYYNRRNTAVYGVLDIDVTDDSRLSFGSFYQTLRRHGTRWGGMPAFNSDGTRTHFGKNKIFSQPWTRYDISTLDFYADFKQYFSNEASLSLSYSFRRAHTDSNLLYYGGRVGPGGIGNVADLSVYANKREENIHNIDAYANIPYELFEQDHEFVFGVMYNLYKKGSDNVSSYWNNRNTPAGLAYAARTRINFNDLHIEDPRLPYVDQNNADRTIQKAIYAANKLSITEDLKLLLGTRMSYYKYKITGGADNRNFTREITPYAGITYDLDDHHTLYASYTSIFKPQTYKDKNNKYLDPIQGKDYEAGIKGEYFDGDLQASLGVFKIIQDKLGIRTDEYITGTNSYAYRQGRGVTSRGFEADVNGKITDALSLSMGLAHYKAKDADGNIYASDSSRTSANLFAKYEIGTFRIGAGAMYRSKIYSDSPYGRIEQKAYTIANVMLGYKASKNLDVQLNVDNITDKRYFEGIGSNRMIYGDPRTFNLSLTYNF; this is translated from the coding sequence ATGAAGAAAGTATCTCTTTCGCTCGTAGTCGTATTAAATATGCTAACTTCACTTTATGCGGAAAATAACGCCACTGCGAGCACCCCGGAGGACTTAGGCACCATAGAAGTGCAAGATACTCAAAAGCTCCGTCGCGACGACAGAGATTATGAGGCTAGAAAGCTCGTTAAAAGTACCACCAGGCTCGATCTTACGGCGAGAGAAACGCCCCAGTCTCTTACCGTGGTGACCGAAGCCAAGCTAAAAGATATGGGGATAACCGATTATCAGGTGCTGATGCGAAATATCGCGGGCATTACGAGCGGGCGTATGGATGAGAGGCTCTATCCTACGGCGCGCGGATTTAGCATAGATTATTATCTGCTTGATTCGATGCCTAGCTTCGGAGGTTTTAGCCTCGGGGCGAACGATTTAAATTTACTGCCATATGAGCGCGTTGAGGTAGTAAAGGGTGCGAACGGATTATTAGCAGGCGCAGGAAATCCTGCCGCGAGTTTAAATTTTATCCGTAAGCACGCAGATTCCACCATCCCAAAAGGTTATATAAGTCTAAACGGCGGCTCATACGACAAATACGGGCTTAAAACTGATGTGCAAAGCCCGCTCAATCAAAGCGGTTCGGTGCGCGGACGCCTAGCGTTTATGCATGAACGATCGCACTCTTATATGGACTATTACAATCGTCGCAATACTGCCGTTTATGGCGTATTAGATATCGATGTAACGGACGATTCAAGGCTGAGCTTTGGCTCATTTTATCAGACTCTACGCCGACATGGCACGCGCTGGGGCGGAATGCCCGCGTTTAACTCGGACGGCACGCGCACGCACTTCGGCAAAAACAAAATTTTCTCTCAGCCTTGGACGCGATACGACATCTCTACGCTTGATTTTTATGCCGATTTTAAACAATATTTCTCAAACGAGGCGAGTTTAAGCTTGAGTTATTCGTTTCGTCGCGCTCATACCGATTCAAATTTGCTCTATTATGGCGGCAGGGTAGGCCCTGGCGGCATCGGAAACGTCGCCGATCTTAGCGTTTATGCTAATAAGCGCGAAGAAAATATCCACAACATCGACGCCTACGCAAATATCCCGTATGAGCTTTTCGAACAAGATCATGAATTTGTATTTGGTGTGATGTATAATCTTTACAAAAAAGGATCTGATAACGTAAGTAGCTACTGGAATAACCGAAATACTCCAGCAGGCCTTGCTTATGCCGCGCGTACTAGAATAAATTTTAACGACCTTCATATTGAAGATCCACGCTTACCGTATGTAGATCAAAATAATGCCGATCGAACTATTCAAAAAGCAATTTATGCCGCGAATAAACTCTCAATCACCGAGGATTTAAAGCTCTTATTAGGAACGCGGATGAGTTACTATAAATATAAAATTACAGGTGGAGCAGATAATAGAAATTTTACCCGCGAAATTACTCCATATGCGGGGATCACCTATGATTTAGACGATCATCATACCCTTTATGCAAGTTATACGAGTATTTTTAAACCTCAAACCTACAAGGACAAAAACAATAAATATCTTGATCCCATCCAAGGCAAGGACTACGAAGCGGGCATCAAAGGCGAGTATTTTGACGGCGATCTGCAAGCAAGCCTGGGCGTTTTTAAGATCATACAAGATAAGCTCGGCATCCGCACCGACGAATATATCACGGGCACAAATTCCTACGCTTACAGGCAGGGTCGCGGAGTAACCAGCAGGGGCTTTGAAGCGGATGTAAACGGTAAAATTACCGATGCGCTAAGCCTAAGCATGGGGCTAGCGCACTACAAAGCCAAAGACGCTGACGGCAATATCTACGCCAGCGACTCCTCCCGCACCAGCGCAAATCTTTTTGCAAAATATGAGATCGGCACATTTAGAATCGGTGCAGGCGCGATGTATCGCTCAAAGATTTATTCCGACTCGCCATACGGCAGGATCGAGCAGAAAGCTTACACGATTGCAAACGTAATGCTAGGCTACAAAGCGAGTAAAAACCTAGATGTGCAGCTAAACGTCGATAACATAACCGATAAGCGCTATTTCGAGGGTATCGGTTCTAATCGAATGATCTACGGCGATCCGCGCACCTTCAATCTAAGCCTTACGTATAACTTTTGA
- a CDS encoding PepSY-associated TM helix domain-containing protein, producing MSKSFHKISRKFHLWLSLIFCMPLIIVSASGSVLVYAERINEALLKDKVFRTQESVAKFPVRMKFSALQSEINSKFKEYAIMGWSIAQDASKTDKIRLFSQKLQKQALIYLDAFSGEIKGAPMPRDEGFIGAINKLHAELFLGRGGRIFAGVVGLSALLIGISGFFIYKKFWQNLFSLRLDRAIYFMRGAHRLIGVASTPVMFAIAISGAWWELRAVTYKPLANPCGAVLQNFKTEQNSTVAASNGAVSMKTAQNLATLDEALARIAVKFKEFRSTYIAFPLCPGGAFTVYGFEAGQNPLQSPYASRITISDAGEILKADFINDADFSDKLQDGFRRAHAGSYGAITKLIWFLAGLAPLFLSICGF from the coding sequence TTGTCTAAATCCTTTCACAAAATCTCGCGCAAATTTCATTTGTGGCTATCTTTGATATTTTGCATGCCCCTTATAATCGTATCCGCAAGCGGCTCGGTCTTAGTCTATGCGGAGCGGATCAATGAAGCTTTGCTGAAAGACAAGGTGTTTAGGACACAAGAAAGCGTGGCGAAATTCCCCGTTAGAATGAAATTCAGCGCCTTGCAATCCGAGATAAATTCCAAATTTAAAGAGTACGCGATCATGGGCTGGAGCATCGCGCAAGATGCTTCAAAGACCGATAAAATCAGACTTTTCTCGCAGAAGCTACAAAAGCAAGCCCTAATTTACCTGGACGCCTTTAGCGGCGAGATAAAAGGCGCGCCCATGCCGCGAGATGAGGGCTTTATCGGCGCGATAAATAAACTGCACGCGGAGCTGTTTTTAGGTCGCGGCGGTAGAATTTTTGCAGGCGTTGTGGGGCTTAGCGCGCTACTTATCGGCATTAGCGGCTTTTTTATCTACAAAAAATTTTGGCAAAACTTATTCTCGCTGAGGCTAGATCGGGCCATATATTTTATGCGCGGCGCTCACCGCCTAATCGGAGTCGCGAGCACTCCCGTAATGTTTGCTATAGCTATAAGCGGAGCATGGTGGGAGCTAAGGGCGGTAACTTACAAGCCGCTCGCAAATCCATGCGGCGCGGTCTTGCAGAATTTTAAGACCGAGCAAAATTCCACCGTCGCGGCATCAAACGGAGCGGTAAGCATGAAAACGGCGCAAAATCTTGCGACGCTAGATGAGGCTTTAGCGCGGATAGCGGTTAAATTTAAAGAATTTCGCTCCACCTATATCGCCTTTCCGCTCTGTCCGGGCGGCGCTTTTACCGTATACGGCTTCGAGGCGGGGCAAAACCCGCTGCAAAGCCCTTACGCGAGCCGTATCACGATATCGGATGCAGGCGAAATTTTAAAAGCGGACTTTATAAACGATGCGGATTTTTCGGACAAACTTCAAGACGGCTTTCGTCGCGCCCATGCGGGCTCATACGGCGCAATAACGAAGCTTATATGGTTTTTAGCGGGGCTTGCGCCCCTGTTTTTAAGCATTTGCGGATTTTAA